Proteins from a genomic interval of Chanodichthys erythropterus isolate Z2021 chromosome 8, ASM2448905v1, whole genome shotgun sequence:
- the LOC137024942 gene encoding trypsin-2-like, with product MKFNTALSIAGTILLNIAGSLCQLDVCGQAPLNTKIVGGEDATAGSWPWQVSIHGPYGHFCGGSLINKDWVLSAAHCFKDYAMSDIVMYFGRWKQSGSNPNETYRTASRIISHPNYDTPKFDNDIALVQLSTSLNFSDYIKPVCLAAAGSVFAGGAESWVTGWGTLQSEGPAANILQQVMLPLVNNSDCNNAYGGGITSNMICAGFLNVEGKSSCQGDSGGPLVRRNDSRWIQSGIVSFGAKRCDDPKYPSVFARVSRYQDWIKSYMGSNPPGFVEFNSSGFRSSLNLLLLSISLTFSFIPFTFSLYLSS from the exons ATGAAGTTTAACACAGCTTTGAGTATTGCTGGAACCATACTTCTCAACATAGCAG GTTCCCTCTGCCAGTTAGATG TATGTGGCCAAGCCCCCCTTAACACAAAGATTGTTGGAGGGGAGGACGCAACGGCAGGGTCTTGGCCGTGGCAAGTCAGCATTCACGGCCCCTATGGCCATTTCTGTGGCGGGAGTCTAATCAATAAAGACTGGGTTTTATCTGCAGCTCACTGCTTCAAGGA TTACGCTATGTCTGACATAGTGATGTACTTCGGGCGTTGGAAACAATCGGGCTCAAACCCTAATGAGACATACAGGACAGCGAGTCGAATAATCAGCCATCCTAACTATGACACTCCTAAGTTTGACAATGACATAGCACTGGTCCAGCTCTCCACTTCTTTGAATTTCTCTGATTACATTAAGCCAGTCTGTCTGGCTGCTGCTGGTAGTGTATTTGCTGGAGGTGCAGAGAGCTGGGTGACTGGATGGGGAACGCTACAGTCTGAAG GCCCGGCTGCTAACATACTGCAGCAGGTGATGTTACCACTTGTGAACAACAGTGACTGTAATAATGCTTATGGAGGGGGCATCACAAGCAATATGATTTGTGCTGGATTTTTAAACGTGGAAGGGAAAAGTTCATGTCAG GGAGACTCTGGAGGTCCATTGGTCCGTAGGAATGACTCCCGGTGGATTCAGTCCGGCATTGTGAGTTTTGGTGCAAAACGATGTGATGATCCCAAATATCCAAGTGTGTTCGCCAGAGTTTCTCGGTACCAGGATTGGATCAAGTCTTACATGGGCAGCAACCCACCTGGATTTGTTGAATTCAACTCAAGTGGATTCAGAAGTTCACTCAACCTTCTTTTATTGTCCATTTCTCTCACATTCTCCTTTATTCCTTTCACCTTCTCCCTTTATCTTTCTTCCTAA